The following are encoded together in the Juglans microcarpa x Juglans regia isolate MS1-56 chromosome 2D, Jm3101_v1.0, whole genome shotgun sequence genome:
- the LOC121250244 gene encoding MICOS complex subunit MIC60 has product MLRRSVLEISSLRALRRIPRQITTQIPTHSSRKEFSTRHPQNASSQPGSAGRPHDSGFLPKLIVGSVAIGAAFFAAYQTGYLDQFLNKEQHSSFKEAKVHIENRDPKDIQHSVERLISSGSKEPNKLESQHPGEQLVSHESEEANKFSPTAEHGNPKVEDLKNHSQVQDKSDIIPGEDLIPIQEKDSLKHSQISVESNEQSADSGISSEGSPDIESTEEDTGKTQDGIDTAPAATQVGAVLEESDMKTLPPEHLNTENRPEDVSGNDLKSSGSLLEAYSLRDQTDHSAATSLKSQGNNESNTVNEALISAAGELSDAYISKDGKLVLDFLESIHAAEERQAELDARVFAEEKRVLKEKYERNLKDASARELMRAEEAAMLDKELKREKSKAAHALKSLQEKLEEKLKMELEQKENEAELKLNKLQEFAKAELAAAIASEKAAQIEKMAEANLHINALCMAFYARSEEARQSHFAHKLALGAVALEDALSKGLPIQTEIDALRSYLDSSGKDSVLDLVLYSLPEETLKNGADTPLQLNHKFDALKGTLRHFSLIPPGGGGILAHSLAHVASLLKVKEVDQSGDGIESVINRVENYMREGKLAEAADALEEGVRDTQAAEIVGDWVRQVRNRAITEQALILLQSYATAISLS; this is encoded by the exons ATGTTACGGAG GTCGGTTTTGGAAATCTCATCGCTCCGAGCACTTAGAAGGATCCCGAGGCAGATTACTACTCAG ATACCTACACATTCTTCAAGAAAGGAATTCTCAACCAGACATCCACAAAATGCATCCTCACAACCTGGTTCTGCGGGCAGGCCACATGACTCTGGCTTTTTACCAAAGTTGATTGTTGGAAGTGTTGCAATTGGTGCTGCATTCTTTGCAGCTTATCAAACTGGCTATCTAGATCAATTTCTGAATAAAGAGCAGCATTCTTCATTCAAGGAAGCTAAGGTTCATATTGAGAATAGAGATCCAAAGGATATCCAACATTCAGTGGAGAGATTAATTTCTAGTGGTAGTAAAGAGCCTAATAAACTTGAAAGCCAGCATCCAGGAGAGCAATTAGTTTCACATGAAAGTGAAGAGGCTAACAAGTTTAGTCCCACTGCTGAGCATGGCAATCCAAAGGTCGAAGATCTGAAAAACCACTCTCAGGTGCAAGATAAATCTGACATTATACCTGGCGAAGATCTTATTCCCATCCAAGAGAAAGACTCGCTGAAACACTCTCAAATAAGTGTGGAGTCTAATGAGCAAAGTGCAGATTCTGGAATCTCATCTGAAGGGAGTCCTGACATAGAAAGCACAGAGGAAGATACTGGTAAGACTCAGGATGGAATTGATACAGCACCTGCGGCTACCCAGGTTGGTGCAGTCTTAGAAGAAAGTGATATGAAAACTTTGCCACCCGAGCATCTTAACACTGAAAATAGACCAGAG GATGTATCTGGTAATGATTTAAAATCATCAGGTTCACTCCTTGAGGCATATAGTTTAAGGGATCAAACTGATCACAGCGCTGCAACTTCTTTAAAAAGTCAGGGAAATAACGAAAGCAATACAGTAAATGAG GCTCTAATTAGTGCGGCTGGGGAGTTGAGTGATGCTTACATATCCAAAGATGGAAAGTTGGTGCTTGATTTCTTAGAATCCATTCATGCTGCTGAAGAAAGGCAAGCTGAGTTAGATGCTCGTGTTTTTGCAGAAGAAAAGAGAGTGTTGAAG GAGAAGTATGAAAGGAATTTAAAGGATGCATCAGCTAGGGAACTCATGCGAGCAGAGGAGGCTGCAATGTTGGATAAG gaattaaagagagaaaaatcaaaagcaGCTCATGCTCTCAAGTCACTTCAGGAAAAATTGGAAGAGAAACTCAAGATGGAACTTGAACAGAAG GAAAATGAGGCAgaattaaagttaaataaactTCAGGAGTTTGCAAAAGCAGAATTGGCCGCAGCAATCGCAAGTGAGAAGGCTGCCCAGATTGAGAAAATGGCAGAAGCAAATCTTCAT ATAAATGCCTTGTGCATGGCATTCTATGCACGATCCGAAGAAGCTCGTCAGAGTCACTTTGCCCACAAGCTTGCTTTG GGAGCAGTTGCACTAGAAGATGCACTTTCAAAAGGACTACCAATTCAGACAGAAATAGATGCTTTGCGCTCATATCTTGATAGCAGTGGTAAAGACTCTGTTTTAGATTTGGTCTTGTACTCTCTTCCCGAAGAAACACTTAAAAATGGTGCTGATACTCCATTGCAATTGAATCATAAG TTTGATGCCTTGAAAGGGACGCTACGGCACTTCAGCCTGATCCCACCTGGAGGTGGCGGCATCTTGGCACATTCTTTGGCACATGTTGCATCCTTGTTAAAG GTCAAGGAAGTTGATCAGTCGGGTGATGGAATTGAATCTGTCATCAATAGAGTTGAGAACTATATGCGGGAAGGAAAACTTGCCGAAGCAGCAGATGCTCTTGAAGAAGGTGTTAGAGACACCCAAGCTGCAGAAATAGTCGGTGATTGGGTGAGGCAAGTGAGGAACAGGGCTATTACAGAGCAAGCTCTGATTCTGCTTCAATCTTATGCTACTGCCATTAGCCTTAGTTAG